In the Vanessa cardui chromosome 10, ilVanCard2.1, whole genome shotgun sequence genome, one interval contains:
- the LOC124533256 gene encoding esterase E4-like isoform X1, translating into MYNIHTKLSVPQFCINMLYYLLFSVIEMWWQMVVVCACAGIILADQTDWRIVNIDQGPVKGYRAPHGNIVFYGIPFATTPTGPNKFKPPLPPPTWNGTFEAIEKFVICPQQTSLHVSSENLIRETKDFFLNPQEDCLITNVYVPDTEETNLSVVVYFYGGAYQLGYSNIKTAIHLLNSKEIIIVDFNYRLGAHGFLCLGTEDIPGNAGMKDQVALLRWVQRNIASFGGNPNDVTITGWSAGASSVDLLMTSRIAKGLFHKVIPESGPSLSAFSVQIDPVANAKAIAKMLDFEDVDNIQALEDFYKNVELEKLYSLSFINDSDSGLLFAPCIERYLGQEMFLDESPENILKSGNYSKVPMLYGISEMEGMFRLPNFEGWKNLMNENFTEFIPCNLKFKSEEERDNVTLEIKRFYFGDEPVSEKNIMQYVQYFGDTLFIYGTARAAKIQVEAGNDQIYLYEYGYADENSDYIIHTQTRGATHCAQTNAVLDLENEENLSDDYKKMKVLMRQLWINFIKTGRPVPEGSPLTPWPPVGKNGSPFMFIDRELTLKEGFVQDRALFWDGIYEKYYREPIAPYPF; encoded by the exons atgtataatattcacACGAAGTTATCTGTTCctcaattttgtataaatatgctttattatcttttattttcagttattgAGATGTGGTGGCAAATGGTCGTGGTGTGCGCGTGCGCAGGAATAATCTTAGCCGATCAAACCGATTGGCGTATCGTAAATATAGACCAAGGGCCTGTCAAGGGCTATAGAGCGCCTCAcggtaatattgttttttatgggATACCTTTTGCTACCACACCTACTGGTCCTAATAAATTCAAG CCACCCCTTCCACCGCCGACTTGGAATGGAACCTTCGAAGCAATCGAGAAGTTTGTAATATGTCCACAACAAACAAGTTTACATGTTAGCAGTGAAAACCTTATCCGTGAGACTAAAGACTTCTTTTTGAATCCACAAGAAGATTGCCTCATTACCAACGTTTACGTACCTGACACTGAAGAAACAAACTTGTCAGTAGTTGTTTATTTCTATGGCGGAGCGTATCAATTAGGTTACAGTAACATTAAGACtgccattcatttattaaacaGCAAGGAAATTATAATAGTAGACTTTAACTACCGGCTTGGCGCTCACGGATTCCTCTGTCTCGGCACCGAAGACATACCTGGCAATGCTGGTATGAAAGATCAAGTGGCATTGTTACGATGGGTACAGAGAAACATTGCAAGCTTTGGCGGAAATCCAAACGACGTAACAATTACTGGATGGAGTGCGGGGGCTTCTTCCGTTGATCTTTTAATGACCTCTAGGATTGCTAAAGGGTTATTCCATAAAGTAATACCTGAAAGTGGTCCAAGCCTTAGCGCGTTTTCAGTACAGATTGACCCGGTCGCGAATGCTAAGGCTATTGCAAAGATGTTGGACTTCGAAGATGTTGATAATATTCAAGCTTTAGAAGACTTCTATAAGAATGTAGAATTAGAAAAGTTGTACTCTCTATCATTTATCAACGATAGCGATTCCGGTTTACTGTTTGCTCCATGTATTGAACGTTATTTAGGTCAGGAAATGTTCCTAGATGAAAGTCccgaaaatatattgaaaagtgGTAACTATTCTAAAGTACCAATGCTTTATGGAATCTCCGAGATGGAAGGCATGTTTCGTTTACCCAATTTTGAGGGGTGGAAAAATTTGATGAATGAAAATTTTACTGAATTCATTCCCtgtaatttgaaattcaaaagtGAAGAAGAGAGAGATAACGTGACGCTAGAAATTAAGCGCTTCTACTTTGGAGATGAACCAGTtagcgaaaaaaatattatgcagtACGTACAATATTTTGGTGATACTTTGTTTATATATGGAACAGCAAGAGCTGCTAAAATACAAGTAGAAGCTGGCAATGATCAAATATACTTGTACGAATACGGATACGCTGATGAGAACAGCgattatattatacacacacagacacgtGGTGCGACACACTGTGCACAGACAAACGCAGTCTTAGATTTGGAGAACGAAGAAAACTTATCAgacgattataaaaaaatgaaagtgCTGATGAGACAATTATggattaatttcattaaaacggG gaGACCGGTTCCAGAGGGTTCTCCGCTCACACCATGGCCTCCTGTTGGTAAAAATGGAAGCCCCTTCATGTTCATTGACAGAGAACTAACATTGAAAGAGGGTTTTGTACAAGACCGTGCTCTCTTCTGGGATGGGATTTATGAAAAGTATTATAGGGAACCTATTGCGCCATATCCGTTCTAG
- the LOC124533256 gene encoding esterase FE4-like isoform X2, with amino-acid sequence MWWQMVVVCACAGIILADQTDWRIVNIDQGPVKGYRAPHGNIVFYGIPFATTPTGPNKFKPPLPPPTWNGTFEAIEKFVICPQQTSLHVSSENLIRETKDFFLNPQEDCLITNVYVPDTEETNLSVVVYFYGGAYQLGYSNIKTAIHLLNSKEIIIVDFNYRLGAHGFLCLGTEDIPGNAGMKDQVALLRWVQRNIASFGGNPNDVTITGWSAGASSVDLLMTSRIAKGLFHKVIPESGPSLSAFSVQIDPVANAKAIAKMLDFEDVDNIQALEDFYKNVELEKLYSLSFINDSDSGLLFAPCIERYLGQEMFLDESPENILKSGNYSKVPMLYGISEMEGMFRLPNFEGWKNLMNENFTEFIPCNLKFKSEEERDNVTLEIKRFYFGDEPVSEKNIMQYVQYFGDTLFIYGTARAAKIQVEAGNDQIYLYEYGYADENSDYIIHTQTRGATHCAQTNAVLDLENEENLSDDYKKMKVLMRQLWINFIKTGRPVPEGSPLTPWPPVGKNGSPFMFIDRELTLKEGFVQDRALFWDGIYEKYYREPIAPYPF; translated from the exons ATGTGGTGGCAAATGGTCGTGGTGTGCGCGTGCGCAGGAATAATCTTAGCCGATCAAACCGATTGGCGTATCGTAAATATAGACCAAGGGCCTGTCAAGGGCTATAGAGCGCCTCAcggtaatattgttttttatgggATACCTTTTGCTACCACACCTACTGGTCCTAATAAATTCAAG CCACCCCTTCCACCGCCGACTTGGAATGGAACCTTCGAAGCAATCGAGAAGTTTGTAATATGTCCACAACAAACAAGTTTACATGTTAGCAGTGAAAACCTTATCCGTGAGACTAAAGACTTCTTTTTGAATCCACAAGAAGATTGCCTCATTACCAACGTTTACGTACCTGACACTGAAGAAACAAACTTGTCAGTAGTTGTTTATTTCTATGGCGGAGCGTATCAATTAGGTTACAGTAACATTAAGACtgccattcatttattaaacaGCAAGGAAATTATAATAGTAGACTTTAACTACCGGCTTGGCGCTCACGGATTCCTCTGTCTCGGCACCGAAGACATACCTGGCAATGCTGGTATGAAAGATCAAGTGGCATTGTTACGATGGGTACAGAGAAACATTGCAAGCTTTGGCGGAAATCCAAACGACGTAACAATTACTGGATGGAGTGCGGGGGCTTCTTCCGTTGATCTTTTAATGACCTCTAGGATTGCTAAAGGGTTATTCCATAAAGTAATACCTGAAAGTGGTCCAAGCCTTAGCGCGTTTTCAGTACAGATTGACCCGGTCGCGAATGCTAAGGCTATTGCAAAGATGTTGGACTTCGAAGATGTTGATAATATTCAAGCTTTAGAAGACTTCTATAAGAATGTAGAATTAGAAAAGTTGTACTCTCTATCATTTATCAACGATAGCGATTCCGGTTTACTGTTTGCTCCATGTATTGAACGTTATTTAGGTCAGGAAATGTTCCTAGATGAAAGTCccgaaaatatattgaaaagtgGTAACTATTCTAAAGTACCAATGCTTTATGGAATCTCCGAGATGGAAGGCATGTTTCGTTTACCCAATTTTGAGGGGTGGAAAAATTTGATGAATGAAAATTTTACTGAATTCATTCCCtgtaatttgaaattcaaaagtGAAGAAGAGAGAGATAACGTGACGCTAGAAATTAAGCGCTTCTACTTTGGAGATGAACCAGTtagcgaaaaaaatattatgcagtACGTACAATATTTTGGTGATACTTTGTTTATATATGGAACAGCAAGAGCTGCTAAAATACAAGTAGAAGCTGGCAATGATCAAATATACTTGTACGAATACGGATACGCTGATGAGAACAGCgattatattatacacacacagacacgtGGTGCGACACACTGTGCACAGACAAACGCAGTCTTAGATTTGGAGAACGAAGAAAACTTATCAgacgattataaaaaaatgaaagtgCTGATGAGACAATTATggattaatttcattaaaacggG gaGACCGGTTCCAGAGGGTTCTCCGCTCACACCATGGCCTCCTGTTGGTAAAAATGGAAGCCCCTTCATGTTCATTGACAGAGAACTAACATTGAAAGAGGGTTTTGTACAAGACCGTGCTCTCTTCTGGGATGGGATTTATGAAAAGTATTATAGGGAACCTATTGCGCCATATCCGTTCTAG
- the LOC124532910 gene encoding ras-like protein family member 10B: protein MNKLESSSKQDKDDDTVRGNCTKQNKVLELDLDYLERGGVGNLTVSGAPSVEPSPDSLDLIKVVLLGAPAVGKTSIIQQFVWSDFSEEYVPTDRKHTFYPSVIINEHLYEVKITDVPVIPYFPINSYYEWAHYRFYGLRNATAYILVFDLSNVETFQYIRTLRDQMVESRDMRNVPVLVVGNKQDLLCSTTPSAASGLQQLAMAESACGDSREKRRNIVNLVRKHWKCGYVECSAKYNWRVIAVFKELMEMIDALEWSGGGRSSEPLPDSSAGGGSSNENRCTVA from the exons AATTGGACCTGGATTACTTGGAGCGTGGTGGCGTTGGCAACCTGACGGTGAGTGGTGCGCCCAGCGTGGAGCCAAGTCCAGATAGCTTGGACCTCATTAAAGTGGTCCTGTTGGGCGCGCCAGCCGTCGGCAAGACTAGTATTATAcag CAATTCGTCTGGAGCGACTTTTCGGAGGAATATGTGCCAACGGACCGCAAACACACATTCTATCCTTCGGTGATTATCAACGAACATTTGTATGAAGTTAAAATAACCGACGTTCCAGTGATACCTTACTTTCCAATTAACTCATACTACGAATGGGCTCATTACAGATTTTATGGATTACGAAATGCCACCGCCTATATCCTGGTATTCGATCTGTCGAACGTGGAAACATTTCAGTATATTCGAACGTTAAGAGACCAAATGGTAGAAAGTAGAGATATGAGGAATGTACCAGTTCTGGTAGTCGGAAACAAACAGGACCTCCTGTGCAGCACTACACCTTCAGCGGCGAGTGGTCTTCAGCAATTGGCGATGGCTGAAAGTGCGTGTGGTGACTCTAGAGAAAAGAGAAGGAACATCGTGAATCTTGTTCGCAAACATTGGAAGTGTGGCTATGTTGAGTGCTCTGCTAAATATAATTGGCGCGTGATCGCTGTGTTCAAAGAACTGATGGAAATGATAGATGCCCTCGAATGGAGCGGAGGTGGTAGAAGTTCAGAACCACTCCCAGATTCTTCAGCTGGTGGTGGCTCATCAAACGAAAACCGATGCACTGTTGCTTAG